Proteins encoded within one genomic window of Candidatus Brevundimonas colombiensis:
- a CDS encoding bifunctional diaminohydroxyphosphoribosylaminopyrimidine deaminase/5-amino-6-(5-phosphoribosylamino)uracil reductase RibD, whose protein sequence is MSWTDADRGFMAQAIALATGRMGETWPNPAVGCVIVKDGRVIAQAATAPGGRPHAEEQAVPAGGTEVAGSTVYVTLEPCGARSSGRKSCAHFLTEAGVARVVIACLDPSPFAAGRGTERLRAQGLTVETGLMCKEGEALCEGFLHRLETGRPMVRISADGAGFDGRFVASPKADLVTELKRLGEAGYTRLWTGPGELADVLAEQGLLTV, encoded by the coding sequence ATGAGCTGGACCGACGCCGACCGGGGCTTCATGGCCCAGGCCATCGCCCTGGCGACCGGCCGCATGGGCGAGACCTGGCCCAATCCGGCCGTCGGCTGCGTCATCGTCAAGGACGGCCGTGTGATCGCCCAGGCCGCCACGGCGCCGGGTGGGCGCCCTCATGCCGAGGAGCAGGCCGTGCCTGCCGGGGGCACCGAGGTTGCGGGATCGACCGTCTATGTCACGCTGGAGCCGTGCGGCGCCCGGTCCTCGGGCCGCAAGTCCTGCGCCCATTTCCTGACCGAGGCGGGCGTCGCGCGGGTCGTCATCGCCTGTCTCGACCCCTCGCCCTTCGCCGCCGGGCGCGGCACCGAGCGGCTGCGCGCGCAGGGCCTGACGGTAGAGACCGGCTTGATGTGCAAAGAGGGCGAGGCCCTGTGCGAAGGCTTCCTGCATCGTCTGGAGACCGGCCGCCCCATGGTGCGGATCAGCGCGGACGGGGCCGGCTTCGACGGCCGTTTCGTCGCCTCGCCCAAGGCCGATCTGGTGACGGAGCTGAAGCGGCTGGGCGAAGCGGGCTACACCCGCCTGTGGACCGGCCCGGGCGAACTGGCCGACGTCCTGGCCGAACAGGGCCTGTTGACGGTCTGA
- the gpmA gene encoding 2,3-diphosphoglycerate-dependent phosphoglycerate mutase, translating to MPRLILLRHGQSQWNLENRFTGWVDVDLTAEGEAQARRGGELIAQAGFKPAVMFTSVLTRAKRTGALALQSAGLTDVPVIEDWRLNERHYGGLTGLNKAETAQKHGEDQVRVWRRSYDVPPPPLAPGGEFDFNADPRYAGKAIPDTESLKTTLDRVKPYWDAEIAPRLKAGEDVLIAAHGNSLRAIVKLLFGVPDDQIVGVEIPTGNPLEIDLDAALKPVSARYLDADRAEALPEAA from the coding sequence ATGCCGCGCCTGATCCTTCTCCGCCACGGCCAGAGCCAATGGAACCTCGAAAACCGCTTCACCGGCTGGGTCGATGTCGACCTGACGGCGGAGGGCGAGGCCCAGGCGCGTCGCGGCGGCGAACTGATCGCCCAGGCCGGTTTCAAGCCGGCCGTCATGTTCACCTCGGTCCTGACGCGCGCCAAACGCACCGGCGCCCTGGCCCTGCAGTCGGCGGGACTGACGGATGTGCCGGTGATCGAGGACTGGCGCCTGAACGAGCGTCACTATGGCGGCCTGACGGGGCTCAACAAGGCCGAGACCGCCCAGAAGCATGGCGAGGATCAGGTCAGGGTCTGGCGCCGCAGCTATGACGTGCCGCCGCCGCCGCTGGCCCCCGGCGGCGAGTTCGATTTCAACGCCGATCCCCGCTATGCTGGCAAGGCCATCCCGGACACCGAAAGCCTGAAGACGACGCTGGACCGGGTGAAACCCTATTGGGACGCCGAGATCGCACCCCGCCTGAAGGCAGGCGAGGACGTGCTGATCGCCGCCCATGGCAATTCCCTGCGCGCCATCGTCAAACTGCTGTTCGGCGTGCCGGACGACCAGATCGTCGGCGTCGAAATCCCGACCGGAAATCCGCTGGAGATCGACCTGGACGCCGCCTTGAAGCCCGTGAGCGCGCGTTATCTGGACGCCGACCGGGCCGAAGCCCTGCCCGAGGCGGCATGA
- a CDS encoding pentapeptide repeat-containing protein codes for MAQAAEPLVRRRLTQAELDGVCTRHDRLFQARPGGARAVFAWMDLSGLSLKGRNLADADFAAACLEGCDLTGAKLDNANFFGADMQDAILAEASLRRADLRGACLRGADLSGADMFEADLREGTIAAADAKLGFKVIEPRHRDETEASGACLAGANLQRSKMSGVIAMKADFSGAVMKDCKLVRANLKQADFRGADLAGADLSGADLSGADLRDAILVGCKTTLWRADGADMQGALTDKRSACESVDRMPAAEMLREHARWCETGGAEGQPSVFDGVDLRPLKSITGLNLTALSAKGAVFYGLDMEGVQLQGAQLENADLRSARLRRADLRGARLMGARLNGADLREAQLGPLLIAADRLMPADLTGAVLRGADLSGADLKRAVLAGADLGRAILHGAQTRQIDLTEANLTGVRGLIVDDQTA; via the coding sequence ATGGCCCAGGCTGCGGAACCCTTGGTGAGACGACGTCTGACGCAGGCGGAACTGGACGGGGTCTGCACCCGCCATGACAGGCTGTTCCAGGCCCGCCCTGGCGGCGCCCGCGCGGTCTTCGCCTGGATGGACCTGTCGGGCCTCAGCCTGAAGGGCCGCAATCTGGCCGACGCCGATTTCGCCGCCGCCTGTCTGGAGGGCTGCGACCTGACGGGCGCCAAGCTGGACAACGCCAACTTCTTCGGCGCGGACATGCAGGACGCCATCCTGGCCGAGGCCAGCCTGCGGCGCGCCGATCTGCGCGGCGCCTGTCTGCGCGGCGCCGATCTGTCCGGCGCCGACATGTTCGAGGCGGACCTGCGCGAAGGCACGATCGCCGCCGCCGACGCCAAACTGGGCTTCAAGGTCATCGAGCCGCGTCATCGCGACGAGACGGAGGCCAGCGGCGCCTGTCTGGCCGGCGCCAATCTCCAGCGCTCCAAGATGTCGGGCGTCATCGCGATGAAGGCCGATTTCTCGGGCGCTGTGATGAAGGATTGCAAGCTGGTGCGGGCCAATCTGAAACAGGCCGACTTCCGCGGCGCGGACCTGGCCGGAGCCGACCTGTCGGGGGCGGACCTGTCCGGCGCGGATCTGCGCGACGCCATTCTGGTCGGGTGCAAGACCACTCTGTGGCGCGCCGACGGGGCGGACATGCAGGGCGCGCTGACGGACAAGAGGTCGGCCTGCGAGTCCGTGGATCGGATGCCCGCGGCCGAAATGCTGCGCGAACACGCCCGTTGGTGCGAGACGGGCGGGGCCGAGGGCCAGCCTTCCGTCTTCGACGGCGTCGATCTGCGCCCGCTGAAATCCATCACCGGACTGAACCTGACGGCCCTGTCGGCCAAAGGGGCGGTTTTCTACGGCCTGGACATGGAGGGGGTCCAGTTGCAGGGCGCCCAGCTGGAAAACGCCGACCTCAGGTCCGCCAGACTGCGTCGCGCCGATCTGCGCGGGGCGCGTCTGATGGGCGCGCGGCTGAACGGAGCGGACCTGCGCGAGGCGCAGTTGGGGCCGTTGCTGATCGCGGCGGACCGGCTGATGCCCGCCGACCTGACCGGGGCCGTGCTGCGCGGCGCGGACCTGTCTGGCGCCGATCTGAAACGCGCGGTGCTGGCCGGCGCGGACCTGGGCCGGGCGATCCTGCATGGCGCCCAGACCCGTCAGATCGATCTGACCGAGGCCAATCTGACGGGCGTGCGCGGCCTGATCGTCGACGACCAGACCGCCTGA